The DNA segment TTTTGTCTCAGGTGGAACAGATTACTTTTTGCGCGAAGCAAGCCCAATTAAGTCACAAAACGGTATTGTATATTACAGAACGGGCGGTGTTTAAATTAGAGGCAACAGGAATGGAGTTGATAGAAATTGCGCCGGGCATAGACTTAGAAAAAGATGTTCTATCACAGATGGAATTTAAACCCAAGATCGCTTCCAACCTAACCAAAATGGATAAAACTATTTTCCAAACTCACTTTGATTTAAGGATGAATAATGATAATGGATAAAAAAGTCGCGATTGTAACGGGGGCAGCCCGAGGGATTGGAAAAACGATTAGCCAGCAGTTGATAAAAGATGGTTTTTTTGTGATTGCCATTGATATGGCGGTGATAGATTGGCAAAAAAGTGAAGCGCTTTATTGTTATCAACTCGATCTTTGTGATCAAATTGCAGTCGCCAATTCAGTAATAGATATAAAAGAGAGGTTCCATGGCGTCGACGTGCTCGTCAATAATGCAGGCATCACCAGAGATGCAATGCTTGGCGATATGTTGTCTAGCGATTGGGATAAAGTGCTCGATATCAACCTAAAGGCTGTTTTTATCCTCACTCAACAGGTATCAAAATTAATGTTAGAGCAGGGCTCCGGGAGTATTATTAATATTTCGTCAATCGTTGGAACCGACGGAAACATAGGTCAAAGTAATTATGCGGCTTCAAAAGGTGGCGTAATAAGCATGAGCAAAGGCTGGGCGAAAGAGCTAGCAAGAAAAGGCGCTCAAATCAGGGTAAACTGCGTTGCGCCGGGCTTTATTTCCACCGAGATGACCAATGAGTTACCAGAAAAGGTCATTGAGTTTATGCAGAAAAAGACGCCTTTAGGAAGAATGGGAACCGCGCAAGATATTGCTGATGGTGTCGCATTTCTAGCATCAAGTAAGAGCCAGTTTATCACCGGTCAGGTACTAAAGATTGATGGTGGCTTAGTCTTATAAAATCACCCTTTGAGCGATCATTTACCCTTTGATTAAATGATCGCTTTTTATTCTATTACGCTTATTAGAATACCTTTGGTAAAACTACGACCTCGGTTTTTGCCCAAATATCATGAAAACCCCGTTTTTTAAGATCAAAAGGGACCAAAAGATTCGCGAGACCAAAACCAGAAGTGCCAATTCGAATAAGTGCTTGAGTACGGGAGATTAGGCTCCCATCAAAATTTTGAACTCGCAATTTCCACGTTCGCATGCCAACGGTCTGCCCTGCCTTTGTCCAAAAATAGACAAAGAAGCCAATCCAAATAACACCTAAATAAAGGGTGAAGACATGGCTCCAGATAGGGTGTGAACTTAATAATTCACCCGGATCTTGGTATGAGCCGTAAGTCATCACGCCTAAAGCCACACAAGCTTCCAAAATGGCAATAATCAATCCTGCAGCAAACATTTCAATAGCAAGAACGATAATACCATCATACAAAAGAGCGGCTAAACGTCGAATGACGCCTGCTGGGGGTAAGGATTGATTTGTTTTCATTTTAGTTATTCTGATTTGATTTTTGAAACAGCATATAGACTTGTCGAGTATTTGAAAAGAGAGCTTATCGGCAGAATGTTCATTTTCAATTCCGATATAGGTCAATTAAACGAGCATAAATGAAGCCGATTGCTCAATTTGATTGAAAACAGTTAGTATCCTTATAAAATAAGTTGGATTAACTCAGTCGTTAGTGGAGCATATGTGAAAGATTTTGATGTGAATTTGTTGCGAGTAATGGCTGTCTTGCTCGAAGAGCGAAATGTTACGGCAGCGGCTGATCGTCTATGTCTAAGTCAATCAGCGGTGAGTAAGCAACTGGCAAAATTACGTGAAGCATTTGATGACCCGTTGTTTGAGCGTACGTCGAGGGAGATGACACCAACGCCCAAAGCGTTATCTCTTGCGCCAAACATCCATGAAGTACTTAAGCAAATAGATCAACTCACCATTCCTTCAACGTTTGAACCAAATAAAAGCAGGCGTAGGTTCAATATCGATTTGGTAGAAACGGCCTATACGGTTGCCTACCCGTATTTTATGCCTAGTTTACTCAAACAAGCTCCGAGCATTAGTATTACTAGCCGAACTTGGAATGAAGACAGCCTTGTGTGTTTATTGAGGCGAGAAATAGACTTTGGAATCGCAATTTTTGAGTGGGATGAACGGGCCAAATCCCATGTTAGTGCTATTCCTGAAGAGCTGAATTATATCGAATTAGTACGAGATCATTCCGTTTGCCTCATGAGAAAAGGACATCCAGCCCTAAACGAAGATTGGAACATTGACACTTTTCTGAAGTACCGTCATCTGCAGGTGACTATTGGTGGTATTAGTGGATGGTTGTTAAAGGAAATACTGTTATCTGAAAATCGGCAGCTAGACAATGCTGTTAACATGTCAGATGTGCCAAGTGCCGTTAAATTGTGCGAGCAGAGTGATCTGTTGATGTGTTATCCAGAGTCTTCGGTAAAAGTACTTAATATGGATGCTAATCTTATTGTTAAACCTATTCCTGTAAAGTTGGACTCGGGTGGGTATTTTTTATTGTGGCACCGACATTTTGAAAATGACCCCAGTCATAAATGGTTACGAGAATTGATCATTAAGCTCACTCCTCGTTGTGTTTCCGATATTTGAATCAAATGGGTAAACGTTACTTTCTGAGGAAACTGAGCTTATGGAACGAGAACCGATGACTACATGGCTAATTATTCAACAACTAACTCACAACTAAGGAATTTCCTCTTGCACCCCTTAGTTTCATCCGTATAATGCCAAGCATCAAAGGGCAATAGCCTTACGATGCCGGTGTGGTGAAATTGGTATACACGACGGATTCAAAATCCGTTGCCGAAAGGCGTGGCGGTTCAAGTCCGCCCACCGGTACCATTATTAAAACAACAAAGCCTCGACGAAAGTCGGGGCTTTGTTGTATCTAGAGTAATTATAAAACTTAGCATTTATAACGTGATCCTTTTAACCCTTTCATTTTTATAACAATGTTATTCTTTTCCTCTCCGTCTTTTGGTAGAAGGTTCTACTCTATGCAACATGTTCTAATTATTGTTAACGATGCTCCCTATGGTTCTGAAAAGCTTTTTAATGCTTTGCGTCTTGCCATACAACTAAATGAACAAGGAGGGGAACCCGTTAAGGTGAGTATATTTTTGTTGTCTGATGCCGTGACTGCTATTTTACCTAAGCAATCTCCGAATGAAGGCTATAACATTCAACAAATGCTGGAGATAGTGATTGCGCAAAATAGCCAAGTGAAGTTTTGTGGCTCTTGTATTCAGGCTCGTGGTTTATCTGAGCTTAATGTTATTGAAGGCTGTGAATTTGCCACGATGGATGATTTAGCTCAGTGGGTAATGATGGCCGATAAAACCATCAGTTTTTAGAGGTATTATCATTGTAGCGGTCTTTGTTTCTGTCTATTCCTTAGATTCAGTGTATTAAATCTGTGCTTAATTCGTAAAACAAGCAATAAACGCTTCCTGCTTCGCTACATCAGTTTTATTACCCGTAAGAAAGTATAGATAGGTTTGGGGCGCAGGCTTGATATCGACCTATCAGCCGTGTGTAGGAAAGCCCGTAGCAATAAGTAGTACGTTCTTGTAGGCTTTGCCCCTAAGCTTGAACCAGAATTTACTTTGTCTTATTAACGATTAAGTAATTAATTAATGGTAATTATAATGAATATGACGTTTACGCATAATCCTAAAAAAGACGATATCAATTGTCTTTATAATGGTTTAGTGGATTTCAATGAGGTTTTTTTTCCTAATTTTGAAGAAAATACATTTGGGTGTTTTCTAAAAAATGATGAAGATAAAATTATTGGTGGTTTAGCGGGAAAGATTATCTATTCTAATATGTTAATTGATTACTTTTGGGTAGAGGAATCAAATAGGTCATCAGGCATTGGTAAAAAACTTATTAAGCTAGCTGAAGATGAAGCCAAAAAGTTAGGTGTCTGTTATATTAACTTGGATACGTATTCATTCCAAGCCCCCCGCTTTTATGAAAGAATGGGTTTTCTAGAGGTTGGTAGATTTATTAATTATCCAAAAAACGGCACAGATAAAATATTTTATCAAAAGGTATTAAACAAATTACCGTAGATTATTGTAATACGTGTAGTGGTCAATATATTTCAGCCACCAGATTTAATATTATTATTTCTAAAAATTAGTTTTGGGTTGATTTTTCTGTGTGTGTCAGTAGCTAACTAAATTCAACAATATGCTAGTATTTATCGACACAACAAAGCCTTCCTCTAGGATTCAAAATCCGTTGCCGAAAGGCATAGCGGTTCAGGTCCACTCTTTTATATTCTTAATGGTATTAATTTCTTTACAAAAAGCCTTATAACCTTTATTTAGATAGTGGATGATAATATTCGATTAACGGTTATAAGGCTTATATATGTATGACCCAATACAAGACGGGATAGAGAAAGTAGTACAATCAGTAAGTTATAAGGAAGCAAAGCCACCAAGGGTTCTTGCTAAGTTAGTACATAGTTTTTGGGAATTAAAGACAGATATAAAATTACCGAGTGATTTTTGCCTTCATGCCTTGCCTGATGCTTGTGTGAATATTCTGTTCAATCAGAGAGATACTCGAGTAGCTGGTGTTACAGCGCTTCGTACTATTTACGAAGAACTTAACCTAGGCAAAGAGTTTCATTATGTTGGTATTCAATTCTTTCCTGGCGTGTGGCAAGGTAACCTGAATGAAACCTCCGATAGTTTTGTCGGGACGCCATACTTAGGTGATTTACCGTTGATTGGTATAAGTAACGAACTTACTGAACTAAATTTTTCCGCCAAACAGTCCGTTCTGTCAAAATTAGTCGATCAACTTATCGATGAAAAACAAGTCGCAGCAAACTCTGTAACAGAGACGATATTGTCAAGGATAGACTCTATACAGACGGTGGCTGGCATGGCCAATTCGGTGCAAATGTCACCTCGTCAACTACAACGTGTACTCAAAAAATCGACAGGTTTTTCTCCTCATGACTTTCTTAAAGTCTTACGATTACAGCAGTCATTCAAACAACACTATTTGGATTCTTATACTGACCAATCACACTTTATTCGTTCATTTCGCAAAATTACAGGATACACACCGGAAGAATATTACCGTAAATTTGATGTCTGATTTATACAATACTTAAAGTATCTGGTTGATTATTCTCTGTCATGACTTAAACACAAAAAGGATGAGGTCATGAATCAAAATGCAATCGGCTGGTTTGATATCTATGTGAATGATATGGATAGAGCAGTTTCTTTTTATCAATCTGTTTTTAAAAATGATCTAGAAAGTATGCGAGACCCGACAGATAGTAATGCAGTAATGAAGAGTTTTCCGACCGACATGACGGCATACGGTGCTGGAGGTGCTCTCGTAAAAAGAGAGGGGGCAGGCCCCATAACAGGTGGCACTCTTATTTATTTTGGTGTTGAAGATTGCTTAACAGAGGAATTACGTGTGAAAAGCGCGGGTGGTGAAGTAATTAGATCTAAAATGTCGATTGGAGATTTTGGTTGGGTAAGCATATGTATGGATACCGAAGGTAATATGTTTGGTCTCAGCTCTATGAAATAACCTTGAAGATAGATATCTGCAAAATATACATAGCCTATAGCAAGGATAATGTTCAATGAATG comes from the Vibrio sp. DW001 genome and includes:
- a CDS encoding VOC family protein, whose protein sequence is MNQNAIGWFDIYVNDMDRAVSFYQSVFKNDLESMRDPTDSNAVMKSFPTDMTAYGAGGALVKREGAGPITGGTLIYFGVEDCLTEELRVKSAGGEVIRSKMSIGDFGWVSICMDTEGNMFGLSSMK
- a CDS encoding helix-turn-helix domain-containing protein, yielding MYDPIQDGIEKVVQSVSYKEAKPPRVLAKLVHSFWELKTDIKLPSDFCLHALPDACVNILFNQRDTRVAGVTALRTIYEELNLGKEFHYVGIQFFPGVWQGNLNETSDSFVGTPYLGDLPLIGISNELTELNFSAKQSVLSKLVDQLIDEKQVAANSVTETILSRIDSIQTVAGMANSVQMSPRQLQRVLKKSTGFSPHDFLKVLRLQQSFKQHYLDSYTDQSHFIRSFRKITGYTPEEYYRKFDV
- a CDS encoding SDR family oxidoreductase; amino-acid sequence: MMDKKVAIVTGAARGIGKTISQQLIKDGFFVIAIDMAVIDWQKSEALYCYQLDLCDQIAVANSVIDIKERFHGVDVLVNNAGITRDAMLGDMLSSDWDKVLDINLKAVFILTQQVSKLMLEQGSGSIINISSIVGTDGNIGQSNYAASKGGVISMSKGWAKELARKGAQIRVNCVAPGFISTEMTNELPEKVIEFMQKKTPLGRMGTAQDIADGVAFLASSKSQFITGQVLKIDGGLVL
- a CDS encoding RDD family protein → MKTNQSLPPAGVIRRLAALLYDGIIVLAIEMFAAGLIIAILEACVALGVMTYGSYQDPGELLSSHPIWSHVFTLYLGVIWIGFFVYFWTKAGQTVGMRTWKLRVQNFDGSLISRTQALIRIGTSGFGLANLLVPFDLKKRGFHDIWAKTEVVVLPKVF
- a CDS encoding GNAT family N-acetyltransferase; amino-acid sequence: MNMTFTHNPKKDDINCLYNGLVDFNEVFFPNFEENTFGCFLKNDEDKIIGGLAGKIIYSNMLIDYFWVEESNRSSGIGKKLIKLAEDEAKKLGVCYINLDTYSFQAPRFYERMGFLEVGRFINYPKNGTDKIFYQKVLNKLP
- a CDS encoding LysR family transcriptional regulator, translating into MKDFDVNLLRVMAVLLEERNVTAAADRLCLSQSAVSKQLAKLREAFDDPLFERTSREMTPTPKALSLAPNIHEVLKQIDQLTIPSTFEPNKSRRRFNIDLVETAYTVAYPYFMPSLLKQAPSISITSRTWNEDSLVCLLRREIDFGIAIFEWDERAKSHVSAIPEELNYIELVRDHSVCLMRKGHPALNEDWNIDTFLKYRHLQVTIGGISGWLLKEILLSENRQLDNAVNMSDVPSAVKLCEQSDLLMCYPESSVKVLNMDANLIVKPIPVKLDSGGYFLLWHRHFENDPSHKWLRELIIKLTPRCVSDI
- a CDS encoding DsrE family protein, with translation MQHVLIIVNDAPYGSEKLFNALRLAIQLNEQGGEPVKVSIFLLSDAVTAILPKQSPNEGYNIQQMLEIVIAQNSQVKFCGSCIQARGLSELNVIEGCEFATMDDLAQWVMMADKTISF